A window of Papilio machaon chromosome 1, ilPapMach1.1, whole genome shotgun sequence contains these coding sequences:
- the LOC106712127 gene encoding 26S proteasome non-ATPase regulatory subunit 6, which translates to MELSAEGKTPEYMALAGIKFKLSLPQFKDNPQLKEELFEGIKAGNMAPYYKEVCTDLGWPLDQNLYDEMAKENVSRLSKFEEDDSETPVWQDRLDYLCSIGDKEAATALATTKYEDSTLTTNRRLDAIFALFRIAYFHGCNVKDMGKAINKAHELVDKGGDWRSRNKLKAYEAIYCLAVRDYSRAAELFIDCVSTFESYELVDFGTIIQYCVLACALALERHALQAALRRQGAAVQALRSRFPELRELVESLHECRYADFLKSLAWVETQICVDPVFRPHYQHYVREARIKAYVQLLRAYRSLSLDNIADTFGVTREFVEEEISTFTAAGRLQCRIDAVAGCVVTGAGRGADADRSHLYQATIREGDLLLNRVKKLASVINF; encoded by the exons ATGGAACTATCTGCAGAGGGCAAAACCCCGGAGTACATGGCTCTTGCGGGCATTAAATTCAAACTTTCTTTGCcacaatttaaagataatcCTCAGTTAAAAGAGGAGTTGTTTGAAGGCATTAAAGCAGGTAACATGGCACCGTATTACAAAGAAGTATGTACAGATTTAGGGTGGCCATTGgaccaaaatttgtatgatgagatggcaaaagagAATGTTAGTAGGCTGTCAAAATTCGAAGAAGATGATTCTGAAACTCCAGTATGGCAAGATCg ATTAGACTATTTGTGTTCCATCGGAGATAAAGAAGCCGCGACAGCACTGGCAACAACAAAGTATGAAGACTCCACTTTGACTACCAACAGAAGATTAGATGCCATTTTTGCTTTATTCCGGATTGCTTACTTTCATGGTTGTAATGTGAAAGATATGGGAAAAGCTATAAATAAg gCGCATGAATTAGTAGACAAAGGTGGTGATTGGCGATCAAGAAACAAGCTGAAGGCATATGAGGCAATTTACTGCCTTGCGGTGAGAGACTACAGCCGTGCTGCAGAATTGTTTATTGATTGTGTGTCTACATTTGAATCATACGAGTTGGTTGATTTCG GTACAATTATTCAGTACTGTGTCCTTGCCTGTGCTTTGGCATTGGAGCGGCATGCTCTTCAAGCAGCACTACGTAGGCAAGGAGCTGCAGTGCAGGCCTTGAGGTCCAGGTTCCCTGAGCTACGGGAACTTGTTGAATCTCTACATGAGTGTCGTTACGCTGACTTTTTGAAAAGTCTTGCTTGG GTGGAGACACAGATCTGCGTGGACCCTGTGTTCCGGCCCCACTACCAGCACTACGTCCGCGAGGCTCGCATCAAGGCGTATGTGCAGCTGCTGCGCGCCTACCGCTCTCTCAGCCTCGACAACATCGCCGATACATTCGGCGTCACCAGAGAGTTCGTAGAAGAGGAAATTTCTAC GTTCACGGCGGCGGGTCGTCTGCAGTGCCGCATTGACGCAGTGGCGGGGTGCGTGGTga
- the LOC106712125 gene encoding exonuclease mut-7 homolog: MNTNSLTNRSMKVVPTLEETLKSIGLNIKLDENVQAWFNQLTITWLTWKRSPSLEHHLQVFFDTNPDRYRIALVFVAKCKDSKDCKPKTLPFFIMENLHKWSCKSDTSPEDCLKFPAFRIATEQRNQQYLNLIVKTYKIITIKETILPLVKNMLKNDNCKQASQVVLAMELYEDIPVEDLLFPLIIQDKCNMIIEYLSECPNQVLQLVLFLDKILDKNVSIRDLVQKYIYEYNITCVNYEKLHHKPLGKFVGRLCSKFNIPIETCKNLCRNRTLGGLRYLIHQKYVDHNVSLTVWDDLIKDTLKENSELALEFVYMIVNHDKKEAAKWSQYFNLPDTDLPQSLKKMSLDAVSSVENENWDDDGNENPNQNFYEISLPADRIIIINTPEMLYELTNTYLVDCNLVSIDSEWKPSFGAAQSHVALIQIAVENYVYLIDTLALNKPQYSSFWYDFNKSLLDNAEIIKLGFGLEQDLKQIKGSVVGLNNIKVKGEGLLDLSTLWKNLISSGLSLQSSSGTVGNSLSSLVEICFGYPLRKSEQRSNWEIRPLRDTQIQYAAIDAHVLVELYNFLQEKCLEQDINFEEICNDTMIDKKTKCVKQLKYSEKTPTGSAIKAKSVDDVKFFVEGKLINYMPYLRYYGIDTLLIPETLLWHDVINQAMFENRYILLAKLKCTPMKTYPQSSILDVGNGYVTKEKLQKIQNYFNIHIKESDFTKRCINCNGLDLEKLTSDKVSKLCSQYQNVSSVSSNVNYTVPTDDDYYEKCDKYLSDSDDDDIVCTPTHNLCVTSTGVAIQIQNVQKLSQSPQAAIICNFCGRLFWDGDDLYKTVMSVANSSLK, translated from the coding sequence ATGAATACTAATTCTCTTACTAATCGATCTATGAAGGTTGTCCCTACACTAGAAGAAACGTTAAAAAGTATTGGACTAAACATAAAACTCGACGAAAATGTACAAGCTTGGTTCAATCAGCTGACAATTACTTGGCTAACATGGAAAAGATCTCCCAGTCTTGAACATCACTTACAAGTGTTTTTTGACACAAACCCTGATCGGTATAGAATAGCACTTGTTTTTGTTGCAAAATGTAAAGATTCCAAAGATTGTAAACCTAAAACACTCCCATTTTTCATAAtggaaaatttacataaatggtCTTGTAAAAGTGATACATCACCTGAAGACTGCTTAAAATTTCCAGCTTTTCGAATTGCTACAGAACAAAGGAATCAACagtatcttaatttaattgtaaaaacatataaaatcatAACAATAAAGGAAACTATTCTGCCACttgtaaaaaacatgttaaaaaatgacaattgTAAACAAGCTTCTCAAGTGGTTTTAGCAATGGAGTTATATGAAGACATACCAGTTGAAGATTTACTGTTTCCACTCATAATCCAGGACAAATGTAACATGATAATTGAATATCTATCAGAATGTCCAAATCAAGTGCTGCAATTAGTACTTTTTTTAGACAAGATCTTGGATAAAAACGTCAGTATACGTGACcttgtacaaaaatacatttatgagTATAACATTACTTGtgttaattatgaaaaattacatcatAAACCTCTTGGTAAGTTTGTGGGACGTTTATGCAGCAAGTTTAATATCCCAATCGAAACATGTAAAAATCTATGCAGAAATCGTACTCTTGGTGGATTAAGATACTtaatacatcaaaaatatgtaGATCACAATGTTAGCTTGACAGTATGGgatgatttaataaaagataccTTGAAAGAAAATTCTGAGCTAGCACTagaatttgtttatatgataGTAAATCACGATAAAAAGGAGGCTGCAAAGTGGTCTCAATACTTCAACTTACCAGACACTGATCTACCACAATCACTAAAAAAGATGTCTTTAGATGCTGTCTCCTCCGTAGAGAATGAGAATTGGGATGATGATGGCAATGAAAACccaaatcaaaatttttatgaaatatccTTGCCAGCAgatagaattattattataaacacacctgaaatgttatatgaactgacaaatacatatttagttGACTGTAATTTGGTGAGCATTGACAGTGAATGGAAGCCATCCTTTGGTGCTGCACAATCACATGTAGCATTAATACAAATTGCTGTAGAGaactatgtttatttaatagacaCTTTGGCTCTTAATAAGCCACAGTATTCAAGTTTCTGGTATGACTTCAATAAATCTCTGCTGGACAAtgcagaaattataaaattaggtTTTGGATTAGAACAAGATCTGAAACAAATCAAAGGTTCTGTTGTaggtttaaataatattaaagtaaaaggtGAAGGTTTACTTGATTTATCAACTTTGTGGAAAAATCTCATAAGTTCTGGTTTAAGCTTACAAAGCAGTAGTGGTACCGTTGGTAACAGTTTGAGCTCATTGGTAGAAATATGTTTTGGTTATCCTTTACGTAAATCAGAACAGCGTTCTAACTGGGAAATTAGACCTCTACGTGATACACAAATTCAATATGCTGCTATTGATGCACATGTTCTTGTTGAACTGTATAACTTCTTACAAGAGAAATGTCTTGAACAAGACATTAATTTTGAAGAAATATGTAATGACACAATGATAGATAAGAAGACCAAATGTGTTAAACAGCTAAAATATTCAGAAAAAACTCCAACTGGCTCTGCTATAAAAGCAAAATCAGTTGATGATGTGAAGTTTTTTGTAGaaggaaaattaattaattatatgccATATTTAAGGTATTATGGTATTGATACACTGCTTATACCAGAAACATTGTTATGGCATGATGTAATTAATCAAGCTATGTTTGAGaatcgttatattttattggctAAACTTAAGTGCACTCCCATGAAAACTTACCCACAAAGTTCAATTTTAGATGTTGGTAATGGTTATGTCACTAAAGAGAAGCTCCAAAAAATacagaattattttaacatacatataaaagaaagtgattTCACAAAACGTTGCATAAATTGTAATGGCTTAGATTTAGAAAAATTGACTTCCGATAAAGTGAGTAAATTATGTAGTCAGTATCAGAATGTTAGCAGTGTATCGAGTAATGTTAATTATACTGTTCCTACTGATGATGACTATTACGAAAAATGTGACAAGTATCTCAGTGATTCTGACGATGATGACATTGTTTGTACACCAACACATAATTTATGTGTTACAAGTACGGGAGTAGCCattcaaatacaaaatgttcaAAAACTCTCTCAATCGCCTCAAGCAGCAATTATTTGCAACTTTTGCGGTAGATTGTTTTGGGATGGTGATGATTTGTACAAAACAGTAATGTCTGTTGCTAATAGTAGTCTTAAGTGA
- the LOC106712128 gene encoding geranylgeranyl transferase type-2 subunit alpha has product MHGRVKVRTTEEEKARIEKERQEKVKVFKKLMLKIQYKRKENELDTELLELTGKVLMSNPDINTLWNIRRETFLHIRKDYSEEDLTKMYDDELSITQYCLKKNPKSYCAWHQRMWVLTTRSDPDWTNELDLCNTYLKLDERNFHTWNYRRFVVSQCQPPLQDEFDYTTEKLLDNFSNYSAWHYRSKMLLQLYPDVKGGRPIQDIHHKHELKMVINAAFTDPDDTSAWFYQRWLLGAVKTSINLVACAVTESKITVAFSKPVPLGYVQSSTQIFINNNVLNGEWISCCGYQYDSLWILKQKVDLMGDMDIKAEYEDENKERIVIKCMKYKEKMYIGKGKISFENKYSQPVVEELNDQLKSCRQLLALEPDNKWTLLTTTVFLHCIDAKLNHKEAINNLEILKKLDHQRAGYYSDLKSKWCIEEQLPIDYCLNSMVFKVKMSDKITCLPHLQYYSFCEEVDLSNQNLCSNVLPSLILLQHCKILILRNNKLVTLKGFPNIDLEKLDVQGNDGINVEELKQFKQDHKFVTIF; this is encoded by the exons ATG CACGGCAGAGTAAAAGTACGAACAACTGAAGAAGAAAAAGCAAGAATAGAAAAAGAGAGACAAGAAAAAgtaaaggtttttaaaaagttaatgctaaaaatacaatataag AGGAAAGAGAATGAGCTTGACACAGAGTTACTTGAGCTTACAGGCAAGGTTTTAATGTCTAATCCTGATATAAATACACTATGGAATATAAGGAGAGAAACATTTCTGCACATTAG AAAAGATTATTCAGAAGAAGATTTGACAAAAATGTATGATGATGAATTAAGCATTACACAATATTGcttgaaaaaaaatcctaaatcATACTGTGCATGGCATCAAAGGATGTGGGTGTTAACAACAAGATCAGATCCAGATTGGACAAATGAACTTGATCTATGTAACACATACCTTAAACTTGATGAAAGAAATT TTCACACTTGGAATTATCGTCGGTTTGTCGTCAGTCAGTGTCAACCTCCATTGCAAGATGAATTTGATTACACTACAGAGAAGTTACTTGACAATTTCTCTAATTATTCCGCATGGCATTACAGAAGCAAAATGCTATTGCAACTATATCCAGATGTtaaag GTGGACGTCCTATACAAGATATACATCATAAGCATGAGTTAAAAATGGTGATAAATGCAGCATTTACAGACCCCGATGACACAAGCGCTTGGTTCTATCAGAGATGGTTATTAG gtgcTGTTAAAACTAGTATAAACCTTGTTGCGTGTGCCGTTACCGAATCTAAAATAACAGTTGCATTTAGCAAACCCGTGCCACTTGGCTATGTACAATCAAGtacacaaatttttattaataataatgttttgaacGGTGAATGGATTTCTTGTTGTGGATACCAGTATGATAGTTTATGGATTCTTAAACAAAAAGTGGATTTAATGGGTGATATGGATATAAAG gcCGAATATGaagatgaaaataaagaaagaatagttattaaatgtatgaaatataaagaaaaaatgtatattggtaagggtaaaaTTAGcttcgaaaataaatattcgcAGCCCGTGGTTGAAGAATTGAATGACCAACTTAAATCATGTCGGCAACTGCTCGCGTTGGAACCAGACAATAAAT GGACTCTTTTAACTACTACTGTCTTTTTACATTGTATTGATGCAAAATTAAATCACAAAGAAGCAATAAATAacttagaaattttaaaaaagttggaTCATCAAAGGGCTGGATACTATAGTGATTTGAAATCTAAGTGGTGTATAGAAGAACAATTGCCCATAGATTATTGTTTAAACTCTATGGTCTTCAAAGTAAAGATGTCTGATAAAATTACCTGCTTACCTCACTTGCAATACTATAGCTTTTGTGAAGAAGTTGATCTATCGAACCAGAATTTATGCTCAAATGTACTGCCTTCGTTAATATTACTTCAACATTGTAag ATTTTGattttaagaaacaataaGCTCGTAACATTAAAAGGGTTTCCAAATATTGATTTGGAAAAGTTAGATGTACAAGGCAATGATGGGATCAATGTTGAAGaattgaaacaatttaaacagGATCATAAGtttgttacgatattttaa
- the LOC106712134 gene encoding protein bric-a-brac 2, whose protein sequence is MNNASQFSLRWNNYVSHVTEAFNELRFSNDLVDVTLCCDGGKIRAHKMLLSACSNYFKQIFKENPCQHPVIIFRNVKFEDLNAIINFMYHGEVNIFQEQLESFLITAELLEVKGLTDNAEEETSKTPIMLIDNTSLDLSSKSTRTNQDMVPIQTDEPINLATVQTNRDENIPDANMQKKLHDIIVETELQTEKVTPDESTNSSTRGPPLPSEEMQVDTQSTSAEDLSEKNNDSDLAKFRCQLCPKGFKHPTSLTLHKDSHAGKTQCPVCHRSFSRSYDMRSHLQRIHQGKQLTIKEIRYKGNSDSASVAKQFTPNI, encoded by the exons atgaataatgcATCGCAATTTTCTTTACGGTGGAATAACTATGTGTCTCACGTTACGGAAGCATTCAACGAATTGAGGTTTTCGAATGATTTAGTGGATGTCACATTATGTTGTGATGGTGGCAAAATCAGGGCtcacaaaatgttattgtcGGCTTGTAGTAATTACTTTAAACagattttcaaagaaaatccGTGTCAGCACCCTGTGATTATATTTAGGAATGTCAAGTTTGAGGATCTTAATGcaataatcaattttatgtaTCATGGTGAAGTTAACATATTTCAGGAACAGTTGGaatcttttcttataacaGCCGAGTTACTAGAGGTAAAAGGTTTAACTGATAATGCAGAAGAGGAAACTTCTAAAACTCCTATTATGTTAATTGATAATACATCATTAGACTTAAGTTCAAAGTCAACCAGAACAAATCAAGATATGGTACCTATTCAAACCGATGAACCAATCAATCTTGCCACAGTACAGACTAATAGGGATGAAAACATTCCAGATGCGAATATGcagaaaaaattacatgatATCATTGTAGAAACTGAATTGCAGACAGAAAAAGTTACACCTGATGAAAGTACAAACTCAAGTACCCGAGGACCTCCATTACCAAGTGAAGAGATGCAAGTTGATACACAATCTACATCTGCTGAAGACCTTTCAGAGAAAAATAATG ACTCTGATTTGGCAAAATTTAGGTGCCAGTTATGTCCAAAAGGCTTCAAACATCCAACATCATTGACTCTACATAAAGACTCCCATGCTGGTAAAACGCAATGCCCAGTTTGTCACAGATCATTTTCAAGATCCTACGATATGAGGAGTCATTTGCAAAGGATTCATCAAGGAAAACAATTGACAATCAAAGAAATCAGATACAAGGGCAATAGTGATAGTGCATCCGTAGCAAAGCAGTTTACGCCTAATATTTAG